The following DNA comes from Chitinispirillales bacterium.
GACGGAGCGTTTTATGGACCGAAAATCGACTTTCACATTCGCGACTGCCTCAAAAGAAGCTGGCAATGCGGAACTATTCAATTAGATTTTAGTATGCCGATGAGATTTGAGTTGGAATACACGGACAGTGACGGTCAGAAAAAATGTCCCGTGATGATTCATAGAGCGTTGCTTGGTTCTATGGAAAGGTTTATCGGGATTTTGCTGGAACATTACGCCGGATTTTTGCCGCTTTGGCTTGCTCCGGTTCAAGTGAAAGTTATGGCTGTGTCCGATACCTTTATGCCGTTTGCCGAGAATGTGTTCAACAAACTGAAATCAGCGGATATTCGTGTAGAAATTGACGCTCGAAACGAAAAAATAGGGTTTAAAATTCGCGATGCGGAAACGCATAAAATCCCATATATGTTAATTATAGGCGAAAGAGAACAAAACGACAATTCGATTTCGGTTCGCCTGCACGGAAAAGGCGATGCCGGTCAAATGAAAATTGATGAATTTATTGCGAAATTACAAAAACAAATATCCGAAAAAAGCGGGTATGATAAATAAACGCGGGAGGACAAAATAGCGGGAAACAACAGATTTCAGAGACCTCAAAAAGAAGAGGATAGTACTCGTATTAACGAGATGATTCGTTATCAACAGGTCAGGGTTATCGGTCCTGGAAACGAACAAATGGGACCTATGTCTTCAAAAGAGGCGTTATCTGCCGCTCAAGACAGAGGGTTAGATTTGGTTTTGATATCGGAAAACGCATCTTTGCCGGTGTGTAAAATTATGAATTACGGAAAGTACAAATACGAGCAGTCGAAAAAGCAAAAAGAAAATAAGAAAAAACAAGCGAAAGGCAATGTTAAAGAGATAAAACTTCATTCGCAAACCGACAAACACGATTACGATTTTAAGATGAAACATGCAAAATCGTTTTTGATTAAAGGGCATCGAGTGAAAATTACCGTCGTGTTTAGAGGACGTGAAAATATGTATAAAGATTTGGGATTGAAAGTGTTGGAAAAAGTCGATGAGGAATTGAGATTGTTAAGTAACGCTGAAAAACAATTCTTTATTGAAGGAAGATGCATGATTTCCAATTATATTCCGGATATGAAGAAAATTAAGCAATACGAAAAAGAGCATCCGGACGAATTTCCGCATCTGAATAAACTTGAAATTCCGAATGAAGACGAAAATAATCAGGTTGAATAATATAAAAAACAATTTTAAAAGGAGAGTCTATGCCAAAAATGAAAACCCGGAAAGCTGCTAAAAAGCGCTTCAGTATAACGGGAACAGGGAAAGTTCGACGCAACAAGGCGTTTGCGAATCACATTTTGACCAAGAAAAGTCCGAAACGCAAAAGAAATTTTCGCGGATCAGCGCTTGTTCATCCTACACAAGTAAAAAAAATCAAAGCAATGATTGCTTAATTAAAGAAAGGAAATAACGATGCCGAGAGCAAAAAATCGAGTTGCTTCAAGAGCAAGGAGAAAAAGAATTCTGTATGCCGCTAAAGGGTATTTCGGTAAAAGAAAAAATGCAATCGTAAGCGCAATGGACGCCGTGTGGCGTGCAGGCGTGTATGCTTACCGTGACAGAAAACAAAGAAAAAGACAATTTAGAGCGCTGTGGATCATGAGAATCAATGCAGCGGTGCGCGAGCATGGGATTAACTATTCAACGTTTGTAAACGGTCTTAAAAAGAATAACATAGAATTGGACAGAAAGGTACTCGCAAATCTTGCGGTAAACGATCCTGAAATATTTAAAGTGATCGTAGAAAAAATAAAATCATAAACAATTGAAATTGATAAGGATTTGAAAGGGGTAAATTTTACCCCTTTTTGTTTTTGCGAAAATATTATTTTATCTTGATATAAGAGGAGAGCGTAATTGATGAAAACATTTGAAAGTTTGTTTAACGAATTAGAAACAAAAATTAAAAACAAGGATCCGAATTCGTCAACATTTAAGGAATATGAAAAAGGCGTTCACTTTATCGGAAAAAAAATAATAGAAGAAGCGGGCGAAGTATGGATAGCCAGCGAATATGAAGGAAACGAAAAGACTGCTGAAGAAATGTCGCAGCTTATTTACCATATTCAAGTAATGATGCTTGCAAAAGGTATTACGATAGACGATATTTATAGATATTTATAGAGGAGAAATTATGTTGAAAATCGCGATCCCAAATAAAGGAGCATTGTCGGAAACGACGGTTGATATAATAAAAAAAGCGGGATATAAATGTCAAATATACGGTAAAGAATTAGTTGTACGCGACAGTGAACACGATATAGATTTTTATTTTTTACGTCCGCGCGACATCGCTGTTTATATCGGCAACGGAATTCTTGACTTAGGAATTACCGGACGCGATTTGTCAGTTGACAGTAAGGCGAAATACGAGGAAATACTCCCGCTGAACTTTGGAAACTCCAAGTTTTTCTACGCCGTTCCTAATGATAGTACGCTAACCGTTGACAAACTTAACGGGAAACAAATCGCTACGGCATATCCAACTATTATCGAACAGGATATGAAGAAACGCGGTTTTAATTTTGAAATAATAAAACTTGACGGAGCGGTGGAAATTTCAGTTGAATTAGGCGTTGCGGATGCTATCGCTGATGTCGTAGAAAGCGGAAGAACCCTCATGGAAGCCGGACTGAAAACGATAGGTGAACCGATTATGGAATCGGAAGCGATTATTATTGCAAAAAATAAAAATAAATTGAACGAACAAACGGCAAAAATTTTTGTTAAACGCATTGAAAGCGTAATTATCGCAAAACAATTCGTTATGGTTGAATATGACATATCAAAAGAAAATATTCACAAAGCGACAAAACTTACTCCGGGAATCGAATCGCCGACGATTTCACCGTTAAACGAAAACGGATGGTTTGCGGTAAAAGCGATGGTAAAATTCAAAGGGGTAAATAAACTTCTAGACGATTTGCACGATACGGGCGCAAAAGGAATCATAGTCAGCGAAATAAAAACTTGCAGGTTATGAGATATTTATGAGCGGACATCCGAGTTTTCTTTACTCTGCCGCCCACTCATAAAAATATTCCATATTAAAATAGAGAAATCATTCTTCGTCTTCCGCTTCTTTCAAAGCGTTTTTAGCCGCTTCTTCATCGGCGCGGATTTTTTCAATAGTAACGCCTTTTTTAATCGGATGCTCGCTTTTGTATTTTTCAAAACCTTCTGCGTTTCCCTTGAAATACTCCGTTATTGAAAGAACAATTTTTTGTCCGTCCAAGTCAAATTCAATCACTTCCGCAGGAATTTTATCGCCTACCGAATAAATAAGCGCAGAATGTTCAACCTGTTCTCCGATTTCTTTCGTAGGAATCGAACCTTCAATACCATCGTCAAAATCAAGTACTATACCTCTGTCGAGAATGCGAACTACTTTGCCCTCGACTTTTGTTCCGATGGTGTATTTTTTTGACAAATCATTCCAAGGATCTTCCGTCAACTGTTTTATTCCAAGAGAAATACGATGCTTTTCTTCATCAACGTCGATAACTTTGACTTCAACTTCCTGTCCTTTTTTGAATACTTCGCCTGGATTAAGAACTTTCTTCGTCCAAGAAATATCGGAAACGTGTATAAGTCCGTCGATTCCGTCTTTGAGTTCAACGAATGCGCCAAAAGCCGCAATGTTACGGATTTTTCCCGTCAATACTTTTCCTACGAAAA
Coding sequences within:
- the rplT gene encoding 50S ribosomal protein L20, whose product is MPRAKNRVASRARRKRILYAAKGYFGKRKNAIVSAMDAVWRAGVYAYRDRKQRKRQFRALWIMRINAAVREHGINYSTFVNGLKKNNIELDRKVLANLAVNDPEIFKVIVEKIKS
- a CDS encoding phosphoribosyl-ATP diphosphatase, coding for MKTFESLFNELETKIKNKDPNSSTFKEYEKGVHFIGKKIIEEAGEVWIASEYEGNEKTAEEMSQLIYHIQVMMLAKGITIDDIYRYL
- the infC gene encoding translation initiation factor IF-3; protein product: MNEMIRYQQVRVIGPGNEQMGPMSSKEALSAAQDRGLDLVLISENASLPVCKIMNYGKYKYEQSKKQKENKKKQAKGNVKEIKLHSQTDKHDYDFKMKHAKSFLIKGHRVKITVVFRGRENMYKDLGLKVLEKVDEELRLLSNAEKQFFIEGRCMISNYIPDMKKIKQYEKEHPDEFPHLNKLEIPNEDENNQVE
- the rpmI gene encoding 50S ribosomal protein L35 encodes the protein MPKMKTRKAAKKRFSITGTGKVRRNKAFANHILTKKSPKRKRNFRGSALVHPTQVKKIKAMIA
- the hisG gene encoding ATP phosphoribosyltransferase — its product is MLKIAIPNKGALSETTVDIIKKAGYKCQIYGKELVVRDSEHDIDFYFLRPRDIAVYIGNGILDLGITGRDLSVDSKAKYEEILPLNFGNSKFFYAVPNDSTLTVDKLNGKQIATAYPTIIEQDMKKRGFNFEIIKLDGAVEISVELGVADAIADVVESGRTLMEAGLKTIGEPIMESEAIIIAKNKNKLNEQTAKIFVKRIESVIIAKQFVMVEYDISKENIHKATKLTPGIESPTISPLNENGWFAVKAMVKFKGVNKLLDDLHDTGAKGIIVSEIKTCRL